A window of the Negativicutes bacterium genome harbors these coding sequences:
- a CDS encoding DUF512 domain-containing protein yields MAHPTIKKILSPSPAAGSPLQPGWQLLRINQKEIGDILDYQIAIADASLVTEWLDLTGARVTHTFEKPIDKDLGIEFTTLTLDKPKVCLNHCQFCFVDQLPRGMRGSLYYKDDDYRLSFLSGSYITLCNTSWADLQRISSLKLSPLFISVHAWDLQQRQALLCNQDHEFRQKFLYLVNQGIRLHCQIVICPGLNDGAILRDTCTALLDLYPGVASIALVPVGLTGHRQQLPSLRLQNKAEALAILALAEELQADCLERYQTRLLWPADEIFLQAERQIPDAAYYEDYPVLEDGVGMLRSFLADWQQLWANQHDLIAPRRVRLVTGISAAAMLQQVADLLNQTPELQVTVQPISNHFFGETVTVAGLITGRDILSQLSAEAGELVLIPSVMLRDAGDLFLDDIRPQEIVRKFAEAEIRIIEPTASALYHALFKKRSRRSKPASLKRRF; encoded by the coding sequence ATGGCACACCCTACGATAAAAAAGATTCTGTCGCCATCGCCTGCGGCCGGCAGCCCGCTGCAGCCGGGTTGGCAGCTGCTGCGGATCAATCAAAAGGAGATCGGTGATATCCTGGATTATCAAATTGCAATTGCCGACGCTTCTCTGGTCACGGAATGGCTGGATCTGACGGGAGCTCGTGTTACCCACACATTTGAGAAGCCGATTGATAAAGACCTGGGTATCGAATTTACGACTTTGACCCTGGATAAACCCAAGGTTTGCCTGAATCATTGTCAGTTTTGTTTTGTGGATCAACTGCCCCGCGGCATGCGCGGCAGTCTCTATTACAAAGACGATGATTATCGTTTGTCTTTCCTCAGCGGCAGCTATATTACCTTATGCAATACTTCCTGGGCTGATCTGCAGCGGATCAGCAGTTTAAAATTATCACCGCTATTTATCTCCGTACATGCCTGGGATCTGCAGCAGCGGCAGGCTTTGCTCTGCAATCAGGATCACGAATTCCGGCAGAAATTCCTCTATTTGGTCAATCAGGGTATTCGGCTTCATTGCCAGATTGTGATTTGTCCCGGCCTGAATGACGGTGCGATTTTGCGTGACACCTGTACAGCCTTGCTGGATCTTTACCCGGGCGTGGCCAGTATTGCTTTGGTACCGGTCGGGTTGACGGGTCACCGTCAGCAACTGCCTTCTTTAAGACTGCAAAACAAAGCAGAGGCCCTTGCCATCTTAGCTTTGGCGGAGGAACTGCAGGCAGACTGTCTTGAGCGCTATCAGACACGTTTACTTTGGCCTGCGGATGAGATCTTCCTGCAAGCAGAGCGGCAAATACCGGACGCCGCATACTATGAAGATTATCCGGTCCTGGAAGACGGCGTGGGAATGCTTCGTTCTTTCCTGGCAGACTGGCAGCAGCTCTGGGCAAACCAGCATGATTTGATTGCTCCGCGCCGGGTACGGCTGGTGACCGGAATCAGCGCGGCCGCCATGCTGCAGCAAGTTGCCGATCTGCTGAATCAAACACCGGAACTGCAAGTCACCGTCCAACCGATCAGTAATCATTTTTTTGGTGAAACAGTAACGGTGGCCGGTTTGATTACCGGCAGGGACATTCTCAGCCAGCTGAGCGCCGAAGCGGGCGAGCTGGTGCTGATTCCTTCCGTCATGCTGCGCGATGCCGGCGATCTGTTTTTGGATGACATCAGGCCGCAGGAAATCGTCAGAAAATTTGCCGAAGCCGAGATTCGGATCATTGAACCAACCGCCAGCGCCTTGTATCATGCATTATTCAAAAAACGCAGTCGACGTAGTAAACCGGCTTCGCTAAAAAGGAGATTTTAA
- the rpoD gene encoding RNA polymerase sigma factor RpoD, whose amino-acid sequence MAIYQPVIRNIINLVKSTGEIPYEEIANQLQDIEMTPEQIERFYTELGKILKVDATLPVQGKELEALEVPDEDFEKLEEPVIELDLTVPDGISLEDPVRMYLKEIGRVDLLTADEEIDLAQRMEQGDEAARERLAEANLRLVVSIAKRYVGRGMQLLDLIQEGNLGLLKAVEKFDYHKGYKFSTYATWWIRQAITRAIADQARTIRIPVHMVETINKLIRINRQLLQELGRDPTPAETAKAMDCTVERVREIMKIAQEPVSLETPIGEEEDSHLGDFIEDQEVMAPGDVAASTLLREQLEDVLSTLTEREENVLRLRFGLDDGRNRTLEEVGQIFGVTRERIRQIEAKALRKLRHPSRSKRLKDYLE is encoded by the coding sequence ATGGCGATTTACCAGCCGGTGATCAGGAACATTATCAATCTGGTAAAATCAACGGGTGAAATTCCATACGAAGAAATTGCCAATCAATTGCAGGATATTGAAATGACGCCGGAGCAGATTGAACGTTTTTATACGGAATTGGGCAAAATTCTCAAGGTCGACGCGACACTGCCCGTGCAGGGGAAAGAATTGGAAGCGCTCGAAGTGCCGGATGAGGATTTTGAAAAACTGGAAGAGCCGGTCATTGAATTGGATTTAACGGTTCCCGACGGAATTTCCCTGGAAGATCCGGTCAGAATGTATCTCAAGGAAATCGGTCGGGTAGACTTGCTCACCGCGGACGAAGAAATCGATTTGGCGCAGCGGATGGAGCAGGGAGATGAAGCAGCCAGAGAACGGCTGGCGGAAGCGAATTTACGGCTGGTTGTGAGCATTGCCAAACGCTATGTCGGCCGGGGGATGCAACTGCTGGACCTGATTCAGGAGGGCAATCTTGGCCTCTTGAAAGCGGTTGAAAAGTTTGACTATCATAAAGGCTATAAGTTTTCCACCTACGCTACCTGGTGGATTCGGCAGGCGATTACCCGCGCCATTGCGGATCAGGCCAGAACGATTCGTATTCCGGTGCATATGGTGGAGACCATCAATAAATTGATCCGAATCAATCGTCAGTTGCTGCAGGAACTGGGGCGGGATCCGACTCCTGCCGAGACTGCCAAGGCAATGGATTGCACGGTGGAAAGAGTCCGGGAAATCATGAAGATCGCGCAGGAACCGGTTTCCCTGGAAACTCCGATCGGTGAGGAAGAAGACAGTCATTTGGGTGACTTCATCGAAGATCAGGAAGTGATGGCGCCCGGGGATGTGGCGGCTTCCACGCTGCTGCGTGAACAATTGGAAGATGTGCTTTCTACCTTAACCGAACGGGAAGAGAATGTTTTGCGGTTGCGTTTTGGTTTGGATGACGGCCGCAACCGCACGCTGGAGGAAGTCGGACAGATTTTTGGCGTCACCCGGGAGAGAATCCGGCAAATTGAAGCGAAAGCGCTGCGTAAGCTTCGCCATCCCAGCCGCAGCAAACGTTTAAAGGATTATCTGGAATAA
- a CDS encoding class I SAM-dependent methyltransferase: MVGNKLLLKPRLQAVFDLLQPCAILCDIGTDHAYLPIAAIQQELAGYAYACDLHLPPLRAAEKNIRMHGLSGRIACRQGAGFTPLDEAETGQVVIAGMGGLTIRTILAAAPEKAKKADRLVIQANNHSKEVRQWLGNSGFTIEAETIVQEREFYYQAFAAVYTARCEAWTDLELQYGRFNLQRRDAVVLSLLRRETALLTKALAGMRQARRDVSPASRSAEEQLQLIRQILGESI, from the coding sequence ATGGTCGGAAACAAGCTTTTATTAAAACCGAGACTGCAGGCTGTTTTTGATTTATTGCAGCCCTGCGCAATTCTGTGCGATATCGGTACGGATCACGCCTATCTCCCCATTGCTGCCATTCAGCAGGAACTGGCCGGTTATGCCTATGCCTGTGATCTTCATCTGCCGCCTTTGAGAGCAGCAGAAAAGAACATTAGGATGCATGGTCTGTCCGGGCGTATTGCCTGCCGGCAAGGAGCCGGTTTTACCCCTCTGGACGAAGCTGAAACCGGTCAGGTGGTTATTGCCGGCATGGGCGGTCTGACGATCCGGACGATCTTGGCGGCAGCACCCGAAAAAGCCAAAAAAGCAGACCGGCTCGTGATCCAGGCCAATAATCACAGCAAAGAAGTCCGGCAATGGCTGGGAAATTCCGGCTTTACCATTGAGGCGGAAACCATTGTGCAGGAAAGAGAGTTTTATTACCAGGCCTTTGCCGCAGTCTATACCGCGCGCTGCGAAGCGTGGACCGATCTGGAATTGCAGTATGGACGTTTCAATCTGCAGCGCCGGGATGCGGTCGTGCTGTCTTTGCTGCGGCGTGAGACGGCTCTTTTAACAAAAGCGCTTGCCGGTATGCGGCAGGCCCGGCGTGATGTCAGTCCGGCAAGCAGGAGCGCCGAGGAGCAGCTGCAGCTCATCAGACAAATTCTCGGAGAATCCATTTGA
- the dnaG gene encoding DNA primase, with protein sequence MAGRIPEQVIEEINRKVSITDLIGETVQLKRVGNRYLGLCPFHHEKTPSFTVDPEKQLFYCFGCQTGGNLFGYLQKRDHLSFVEAARVLAERAGIPLAEDAADAADAGRLQLRQQLYDACEAALVFYQHQYHFHPEAKAARQYLIKRALEPDTIAAFRLGYAPPEWRLLADHLMQKGFSADILEQAGLIIRQPSGEGFYDRFRDRIIYPIFDYRNRCIGFGGRVLHDEQPKYLNSPQTAIFDKGKNLYGIQMLKNQHNLAQIIVYEGYMDFITTWQGGIQPGVASLGTALTMDQCRLLKRYTNQVILCYDADSAGERATQRGMLLLRKAGLQVLIAQVPGDKDPDDYVRHNGGEAFQQVLQAALPMYQYFMQQLKKKFDLQTVEGKGAYVREFASVLSESDSPVEIDGYVRELARQLQITEQAIYREMKIGSRNDLANSDRKEGTPHPIGEIKPSDVEKGLAGNRSAEETLLRLAFKEARFGKLLTDKIEIDDFSPLYQPLVAALWPLWQQGKRVTVTDLAEMTEENTSSLAAKLEISGEVPVTNSEKAFDDCAAYLITQRNRRRLSELTQQFEAMQPEGDMEAMAVVLQQIQGLQRKLGRQR encoded by the coding sequence ATGGCAGGCAGGATACCGGAACAAGTAATTGAAGAGATTAACCGTAAAGTCAGTATTACCGATCTGATCGGCGAGACGGTTCAGCTCAAACGGGTTGGCAATCGTTATCTGGGCCTTTGTCCTTTTCATCATGAAAAGACACCTTCTTTCACGGTCGATCCGGAGAAACAATTATTTTATTGCTTTGGCTGTCAGACCGGTGGTAATCTCTTTGGCTATCTTCAGAAGCGCGACCACCTAAGCTTTGTCGAAGCGGCACGTGTTTTAGCGGAGCGGGCGGGTATCCCCCTTGCGGAGGATGCGGCGGATGCGGCGGATGCCGGCCGCCTGCAGTTGCGTCAGCAGCTTTATGATGCCTGTGAGGCGGCTCTCGTCTTCTATCAGCATCAGTATCATTTTCATCCGGAAGCCAAAGCAGCAAGACAATATCTGATCAAACGGGCATTGGAACCGGATACGATTGCCGCATTCCGTCTGGGTTATGCGCCGCCGGAGTGGCGTTTGCTGGCAGACCACTTAATGCAAAAAGGGTTTTCCGCCGACATTCTGGAACAAGCCGGCCTGATCATTCGTCAGCCCTCGGGAGAAGGCTTTTATGACCGTTTCCGAGACCGGATCATTTATCCGATATTCGATTACCGCAATCGCTGCATTGGGTTTGGCGGCAGGGTACTCCATGACGAACAACCGAAATATTTGAATTCACCGCAAACAGCCATCTTTGATAAGGGTAAAAATCTTTATGGAATTCAGATGCTGAAAAATCAGCATAATCTGGCGCAAATCATCGTGTACGAAGGGTATATGGATTTTATCACCACTTGGCAGGGCGGCATTCAGCCAGGGGTCGCCAGTTTGGGTACCGCTTTGACTATGGATCAGTGCCGTTTGCTGAAACGCTATACAAACCAGGTAATCCTTTGTTATGATGCCGACAGTGCCGGTGAGCGGGCAACGCAGCGCGGCATGCTTTTATTGCGCAAAGCGGGGCTGCAGGTACTGATCGCGCAAGTGCCGGGAGATAAAGACCCGGATGATTATGTGCGCCACAACGGAGGAGAGGCTTTTCAGCAGGTATTGCAGGCGGCGTTACCGATGTATCAATATTTTATGCAGCAGTTAAAAAAGAAATTTGATTTGCAGACGGTAGAAGGAAAAGGTGCCTATGTGCGCGAATTTGCCTCCGTGCTTTCGGAAAGCGACTCACCGGTGGAAATTGACGGGTATGTCAGAGAGTTGGCGCGGCAGCTGCAGATTACCGAGCAAGCGATTTACCGGGAAATGAAAATCGGCAGTCGAAACGATTTAGCAAATAGTGACAGAAAAGAAGGAACTCCTCACCCGATCGGCGAAATAAAACCGTCGGACGTTGAAAAAGGCTTAGCCGGTAATCGTTCCGCCGAAGAAACTCTGCTCAGATTGGCTTTCAAAGAGGCAAGATTCGGCAAATTACTTACCGACAAAATTGAAATCGATGATTTCAGCCCGCTGTATCAACCGTTAGTTGCGGCACTTTGGCCCTTGTGGCAGCAAGGCAAACGGGTGACGGTCACTGATCTGGCTGAGATGACCGAAGAAAACACCAGCAGTCTGGCGGCAAAGCTGGAAATCAGCGGAGAAGTTCCGGTTACGAACAGCGAGAAAGCATTTGACGACTGCGCGGCCTACCTGATCACTCAGCGTAATCGCAGACGCTTGAGTGAGCTGACGCAGCAGTTTGAAGCGATGCAGCCGGAAGGCGATATGGAAGCGATGGCGGTTGTTTTACAACAGATTCAGGGATTACAAAGGAAGCTGGGGCGTCAACGTTGA
- a CDS encoding rRNA pseudouridine synthase, with protein sequence MEERLQKIIAAAGLASRREAEVFITTGLVRVNGIVVKELGRKADPEKDEITLAGKPVQVQTQFLTVMLHKPRGTIASVGDPEGRSAVTDLVSFYNTRLYPVGRLDFQSEGLLLLTNDGDLAYRLTHPKYQVEKCYHVWLDHPLQEADRLKLMAGVLLDGVRTQTIGLQPIESPERPGCVWKVTLREGRNRQIRRMFALFDYRILRLMRVREGGLSLGALAVGKSRKLTEQEVEMLKKEAGEPVRKAQITAKHQKTGEEILWKKEE encoded by the coding sequence ATGGAAGAGCGTTTACAAAAAATCATCGCCGCTGCCGGTTTGGCTTCCCGCAGGGAAGCGGAAGTATTTATTACTACCGGTTTGGTGCGCGTCAATGGAATTGTCGTAAAAGAATTGGGTCGCAAAGCAGATCCGGAAAAGGACGAAATCACCCTGGCCGGTAAGCCGGTGCAGGTGCAGACGCAATTTTTAACCGTAATGCTGCATAAGCCCAGAGGAACGATTGCTTCAGTGGGAGATCCGGAGGGACGCAGCGCTGTGACAGACCTGGTCAGCTTTTATAACACCAGGCTCTATCCGGTTGGACGGCTGGACTTTCAGAGCGAAGGTTTATTGCTGCTGACCAATGATGGCGATTTGGCTTACCGCCTGACGCACCCCAAGTATCAGGTGGAAAAATGCTATCACGTTTGGCTGGATCATCCGCTGCAGGAGGCAGATCGCCTCAAACTGATGGCCGGTGTTCTCCTGGATGGTGTCAGGACACAGACAATCGGTTTACAGCCCATCGAGAGTCCCGAGCGGCCGGGCTGTGTCTGGAAAGTTACCTTGCGGGAGGGACGCAACCGGCAGATTCGCAGAATGTTTGCCTTGTTCGATTACCGGATACTGCGCCTGATGCGCGTTCGCGAAGGCGGGTTATCGTTAGGCGCCTTAGCCGTGGGCAAATCACGCAAGCTGACAGAGCAGGAAGTGGAAATGTTAAAAAAAGAAGCCGGGGAACCCGTGCGCAAAGCACAGATTACAGCGAAACATCAGAAAACAGGCGAGGAGATTTTGTGGAAAAAAGAAGAGTAA
- a CDS encoding NAD(P)/FAD-dependent oxidoreductase, giving the protein MEKRRVIVVGGGAAGMLAAIRAAECGAQVILLERNEKLGKKLSITGKGRCNLTNDCTAKELVANIPGNGKFLYSAFHEFDSQKCQAFFTDLGVELKIERGKRVFPVSDQAATVVQALQKRLLTLRVEIRYLARVTRLWLENGLLKGVVVGNQSLAADAVILATGGNSYPMTGSTGDGYLLAKQAGHTIVALRPSLVPLLVREEWVRQLQGLSLRNVEVSLWQAEKKLASEFGEMLFTHFGVSGPVVLSLSRALLDSKSEPEVQLAINLKPALKPEQLDLRLQRDFLNYQNKQFKNGLDDLLPQSLIPVIVALSGIEPEKQMHFITKTERRQLAGLLMDFRMTISGTRPLTEAIVTAGGVNLKEVTPGTMESKKLAGLYFAGELLDVDGLTGGFNLQSAFASGYTAGFWAARTEFQASAASLH; this is encoded by the coding sequence GTGGAAAAAAGAAGAGTAATTGTCGTTGGCGGCGGAGCGGCCGGGATGCTGGCAGCGATCCGGGCAGCAGAATGCGGGGCTCAGGTCATTCTGTTGGAACGCAATGAGAAACTAGGCAAAAAGCTGAGTATTACCGGTAAAGGCCGCTGCAATCTGACCAACGACTGCACCGCCAAAGAACTGGTCGCCAATATCCCCGGCAACGGTAAATTCCTGTACAGCGCTTTTCATGAATTCGACAGTCAAAAATGTCAGGCGTTTTTTACGGACCTGGGCGTGGAATTGAAAATCGAGCGCGGCAAACGGGTTTTTCCGGTCAGCGATCAGGCGGCGACCGTCGTGCAGGCTCTGCAGAAAAGGCTGCTGACTTTGCGGGTCGAAATTCGTTATCTGGCGCGGGTAACGCGGCTTTGGCTGGAAAATGGCCTGCTCAAAGGTGTCGTCGTTGGCAATCAATCACTTGCTGCCGATGCGGTGATCTTGGCAACCGGAGGAAATTCCTATCCCATGACAGGGTCGACGGGAGACGGCTATCTGCTGGCGAAACAAGCCGGTCATACCATTGTCGCTCTGCGGCCTTCTCTGGTGCCGCTCTTGGTCCGGGAGGAATGGGTCAGGCAGCTGCAGGGTCTTTCCCTGCGCAATGTAGAGGTATCGCTCTGGCAGGCAGAGAAGAAGCTCGCCTCTGAATTCGGCGAAATGCTCTTTACCCATTTCGGCGTCAGCGGACCGGTGGTTTTATCGTTAAGCAGAGCGCTTTTAGACAGCAAATCCGAACCGGAAGTGCAGCTTGCCATCAACCTGAAACCGGCATTAAAACCGGAACAGCTCGATTTGCGGCTGCAGAGAGATTTTTTGAACTATCAAAATAAACAATTTAAGAATGGTTTGGATGATCTGCTGCCGCAGAGTCTGATTCCGGTCATAGTGGCTTTAAGCGGCATTGAACCGGAAAAGCAAATGCATTTTATCACCAAAACGGAGCGCCGGCAACTGGCTGGCTTACTGATGGATTTTCGTATGACAATCAGTGGCACGCGTCCCCTGACCGAAGCCATTGTCACCGCCGGCGGTGTGAATCTCAAAGAGGTCACTCCCGGGACGATGGAATCGAAAAAGCTGGCCGGACTTTATTTTGCCGGAGAATTGCTGGATGTCGATGGCTTAACCGGCGGCTTTAATTTGCAGTCTGCCTTTGCCAGCGGCTACACGGCAGGTTTCTGGGCTGCCCGCACTGAATTTCAGGCATCTGCCGCATCTCTCCACTGA
- a CDS encoding 1-acyl-sn-glycerol-3-phosphate acyltransferase, giving the protein MTYYRFLFGLANSIIRLIWRPRYRNTVAVPAVGAAVICANHTFALDPILIALSIHRPVHFLAKEELYQNPLLRFILQRTNMIPVKRGLNDRQAMRISLKYLNQGEILGVFPEGTRSKTAELLEFYDGAVYFAMKTGAPLIPAAIIGRYRWFTAMQVVYGEAIAVEKAETPDREIMRRLTGRLAEEIAVLKRGSYGD; this is encoded by the coding sequence ATGACTTACTACCGTTTTTTATTTGGCTTGGCCAACAGTATCATTCGCTTGATCTGGCGGCCGCGTTATCGCAATACCGTTGCGGTTCCGGCCGTCGGAGCCGCGGTCATTTGCGCCAATCATACTTTCGCTCTGGACCCTATACTGATTGCGCTCAGTATTCACCGACCGGTTCATTTTTTGGCCAAGGAAGAATTATATCAAAACCCGCTGCTGCGTTTTATTTTGCAGCGAACCAATATGATTCCGGTCAAACGCGGCCTGAATGACCGGCAGGCCATGCGCATCAGCTTGAAATATCTGAATCAAGGTGAAATCTTAGGTGTTTTCCCGGAAGGAACCCGTTCCAAGACCGCTGAGCTATTGGAATTCTATGACGGAGCGGTCTATTTTGCCATGAAAACAGGCGCTCCATTGATTCCTGCCGCAATTATCGGTCGATATCGCTGGTTTACAGCCATGCAAGTTGTCTATGGCGAAGCGATCGCTGTGGAAAAAGCAGAGACGCCGGACCGTGAAATCATGCGCCGCCTGACCGGACGCTTAGCGGAAGAAATTGCAGTCCTGAAGAGGGGCAGTTATGGAGATTAG
- the cmk gene encoding (d)CMP kinase, whose amino-acid sequence MNRQSSDKKKLVIAIDGPAGAGKSTIAKLLAERLKIRYLDTGAMYRALTWRALQDQIAIDDEAGLAALFRRLDMKVILAEQGQRILLDGVDATPYLRLPQVSELVSPLSAHGEIRKIMVEKQRKMAAEGEIVLDGRDIGTVILPDAPLKIYLTASLQERTRRRLKDYADQGIQMCFTDLMQEIAARDLRDSSRQHAPLLQAKDAVYLDSTVLNQIQVVEIIEELCRQRGLLAEVSG is encoded by the coding sequence ATGAATCGACAATCCTCCGATAAGAAGAAATTAGTCATTGCCATTGATGGTCCGGCGGGAGCCGGTAAAAGCACAATCGCCAAACTCCTGGCGGAACGCCTGAAGATCCGCTACCTGGATACAGGCGCCATGTACCGCGCGCTGACTTGGCGCGCCTTGCAGGATCAGATCGCGATTGATGATGAAGCCGGGTTGGCTGCGCTGTTTCGCCGTCTTGATATGAAAGTGATTCTGGCAGAGCAGGGACAGCGAATTCTGCTGGACGGAGTCGATGCGACACCTTACTTGCGTTTACCGCAAGTCAGCGAACTCGTTTCACCCCTCTCCGCTCATGGTGAGATTCGGAAAATCATGGTGGAAAAACAACGCAAGATGGCAGCCGAAGGAGAAATTGTTTTGGACGGACGCGATATCGGTACGGTAATCCTGCCGGATGCGCCTTTAAAGATTTATCTGACTGCTTCCTTGCAAGAGCGGACCAGAAGGCGTTTAAAAGATTATGCCGATCAGGGAATTCAGATGTGTTTTACCGATTTAATGCAGGAGATTGCGGCACGGGATCTGCGCGATTCTTCGCGGCAGCATGCGCCTTTGCTGCAGGCGAAAGATGCAGTCTATCTGGACTCCACAGTTTTGAATCAAATACAGGTTGTGGAAATAATCGAAGAACTATGCAGACAGCGAGGACTTTTAGCGGAGGTGTCGGGATGA
- a CDS encoding bifunctional 4-hydroxy-3-methylbut-2-enyl diphosphate reductase/30S ribosomal protein S1 gives MEIRRAEYLGFCSGVRQAVDLAEKHLAQNGQLYALGALVHNPRLIAGLAEKGMQTVDEPDALPDHAAVILRAHGVGPGLRQRLQEKQMTVLDATCPSVQLIFNYAKKYAEQGDLVLILGEKGHPEVEAILEWTQGNGIIIESLADLNCVAKNRKIAVVSQSTLAEDVFKQFVLEIRRIFDIDVVINTICSATKNRQEAAVKLAQEADLMLVVGSSQSANSRHLYDLCFAVNTRTHLITGAADLCSCWFTGTRVVGITAGASVPDWIIKEVECTVLENENKVIEGEETKVPEVEEKTAAEAEPVSDTAEKAAESVVTPEVPAAETEEFDMDSFHLPRYTPGDIIQATVVQVGNDEILVDVGQKSEGIIPRKEFSADPSILPTDVLKVGDEITVMVVRNEDQEGRLTFSKKRADQRQYWVKFTESLNKNEVMEGKVLEQVKGGLIVDIGIRAFMPASLAERRFTSDLKHLIGETVRVRLVEVDPEKRRAIVNRKIVLEEEAAVAKEAFWQNTHEGDVVKGIVRRITKFGAFVDLGGIDGLLHISDLDYYRVKDPSDVVKINDELELKVLKLDAEAGRISLGLKQMKMEPWEAFAQEYAAGDVVQGTVVRITPWGAFVNVRPGIDGLIHISELENHRVEKVEDVVAVGQQVEAKILDIDLNRKRLSLSLKALQTEEGMDEAAVEEMKEEVNEGNSNSER, from the coding sequence ATGGAGATTAGGAGAGCGGAATATCTGGGGTTTTGCAGCGGGGTCCGGCAGGCAGTCGATCTGGCGGAAAAGCACCTGGCGCAGAACGGGCAGTTGTATGCACTGGGAGCGTTGGTGCACAATCCGCGCCTGATTGCCGGGTTGGCGGAGAAAGGCATGCAGACGGTGGATGAGCCGGATGCCTTGCCGGACCACGCGGCGGTGATCCTGCGGGCGCACGGAGTTGGTCCCGGTTTGCGGCAGCGTCTGCAGGAAAAACAAATGACCGTCCTGGATGCAACCTGCCCCAGCGTGCAGCTTATTTTCAATTATGCCAAAAAATATGCCGAGCAAGGCGATTTGGTTTTGATCTTAGGTGAAAAAGGTCATCCGGAAGTGGAAGCAATCCTGGAATGGACGCAGGGCAATGGCATCATCATCGAATCCCTGGCTGATCTGAATTGCGTGGCTAAAAACAGGAAAATTGCCGTCGTCAGTCAGTCAACTTTGGCAGAGGATGTTTTTAAACAATTTGTTTTAGAAATAAGAAGGATTTTTGACATAGATGTCGTAATCAATACTATATGTTCCGCAACAAAAAACAGACAGGAAGCTGCGGTAAAATTGGCACAGGAAGCCGATCTGATGCTGGTGGTCGGCAGTTCACAGAGCGCAAATTCCAGGCATCTTTATGATTTGTGTTTTGCAGTCAATACAAGAACGCATTTGATTACGGGTGCGGCGGATTTGTGTTCGTGTTGGTTTACCGGAACTCGTGTTGTAGGAATCACAGCCGGGGCATCCGTTCCGGATTGGATAATTAAGGAGGTAGAATGTACAGTGTTGGAAAACGAAAACAAAGTGATTGAGGGAGAAGAAACGAAGGTCCCTGAAGTAGAGGAAAAGACAGCCGCCGAAGCGGAACCCGTCAGCGATACCGCAGAGAAAGCAGCTGAATCGGTTGTGACCCCGGAAGTACCCGCAGCAGAAACCGAAGAATTCGATATGGATTCTTTCCATTTGCCACGCTATACCCCCGGTGATATCATTCAAGCGACCGTGGTACAAGTGGGCAATGATGAAATTTTGGTGGATGTGGGTCAAAAGTCCGAGGGTATCATTCCTCGCAAAGAGTTTTCTGCCGATCCTTCCATTCTGCCGACCGATGTTCTGAAAGTCGGCGACGAAATCACCGTGATGGTCGTTCGCAATGAAGATCAGGAAGGCCGTCTTACTTTCTCTAAAAAAAGAGCCGACCAACGTCAGTATTGGGTTAAATTTACCGAATCTCTGAATAAAAATGAAGTGATGGAAGGTAAAGTCCTGGAACAAGTCAAGGGCGGATTGATTGTCGATATCGGTATCCGCGCTTTCATGCCTGCTTCTTTGGCGGAACGGCGTTTTACCAGTGATTTAAAACATCTGATCGGCGAAACGGTGAGAGTTCGTTTGGTTGAAGTTGACCCTGAAAAGCGCAGGGCGATTGTCAACCGCAAAATCGTGCTCGAAGAAGAAGCGGCCGTCGCCAAAGAAGCCTTCTGGCAGAATACTCATGAAGGCGATGTGGTCAAGGGTATTGTTCGCCGCATCACGAAATTCGGTGCTTTTGTTGATCTGGGCGGCATTGACGGTTTGCTGCATATTTCCGATTTGGATTACTATCGCGTCAAAGATCCTTCCGATGTGGTCAAAATCAATGACGAGTTGGAGCTGAAAGTTTTGAAACTGGATGCGGAAGCCGGCCGCATTTCACTTGGCTTGAAACAGATGAAAATGGAACCCTGGGAAGCATTTGCCCAGGAATACGCAGCCGGTGATGTCGTGCAGGGCACTGTCGTACGCATTACTCCCTGGGGCGCTTTTGTCAATGTGCGCCCGGGGATCGACGGCTTGATCCACATTTCCGAATTGGAAAACCACAGGGTTGAAAAAGTGGAAGATGTTGTTGCCGTCGGACAGCAGGTGGAAGCGAAGATTCTTGATATCGATTTGAATCGGAAACGCCTGAGCCTTTCTTTGAAAGCACTGCAGACAGAAGAAGGCATGGATGAAGCGGCCGTGGAAGAGATGAAGGAAGAAGTAAACGAAGGAAACAGCAACTCCGAGAGATAA